Proteins found in one Rhodobacteraceae bacterium D3-12 genomic segment:
- a CDS encoding Hint domain-containing protein: MATMVTGLGGPAGYGEGVFSTTSKDSGNNDDGSIAVDVTSVFGAGGIEFYGTSYTDIYVNSNGNISFGGPNTAYSPNLAGTSNPVIAAFWGDVNINSSGEIYWDVDPANGTVTITWDGVAPYSGSGTNSFQLVLTATGDGNFTTEFIYEDINWTNGGSGNAQTGFTDGGANDTPLEGSGNSTALANYENNDFDNGDPNGAYSVNFVNGEPYAGDGVVSGTGAGEVIDGDYSDSDADQVDSGLGTGTDNMDDSIEAGGGADTVYGGTGGDTILGEAGNDVLYGDYGGVGETGSYDSEYLDWSAAGSDEANIASGFTQNTGEIDVTVSFDNDGNNNPLFQVESTDNTYVASGEPFDANSSLYLYGNGDGATSTTTIDFAASTGSNGTGEVQNASFRINDIDWASGNHQDTVTINAYDADNNPVTVTITESANDSVSGNTITAGNVGEDQDDAGGSALIEIAGPVSSIEIIYSNGSSGTQAVWVSDVHFEPVVDQPGDDSIDGGAGNDAIFGEAGDDTLLGGLGDDTLTGGDGNDLFYLAEGDSAIGGEREDTFILTDLGESGSDTITIDGGTTGEPGGDTLDLNGVADRSTLTFSPSAGDPDAFDGSVTLLDGTVVNFSNVENIICFTPGTMIDTPTGPRAVETLRPGDLVLTLDDGPQPLTWAGNSTVPGVGDHAPIRIDPDLLPGATAALTVSPQHRILIDDWRAELICGAQQVFVAAKHMLGLDGVSATPAAQVTYIHLMFDRHQIVTANGSASESLHAAEQSLAALCPEAREELFTCMPELRDNLAAHGPTARTCLKAWEARLLLSRLYPAAQTDRALAA; encoded by the coding sequence ATGGCGACGATGGTAACCGGGCTAGGCGGCCCTGCCGGATACGGTGAAGGGGTATTCTCCACCACCAGCAAAGACTCCGGCAACAATGACGACGGCTCCATCGCTGTCGATGTTACATCCGTCTTCGGCGCCGGCGGGATCGAATTTTACGGCACCTCCTACACCGACATCTACGTCAACTCGAACGGCAATATCTCGTTCGGGGGGCCCAACACCGCCTATTCGCCCAACCTAGCGGGCACGTCCAACCCTGTGATCGCCGCCTTCTGGGGCGATGTGAACATCAATTCCAGCGGCGAAATCTATTGGGATGTCGACCCGGCCAACGGCACCGTCACCATCACATGGGACGGTGTTGCGCCCTATTCCGGCTCTGGCACCAACTCGTTCCAACTGGTGCTGACCGCGACGGGCGACGGCAATTTTACCACCGAGTTCATCTACGAAGACATCAACTGGACCAATGGTGGCTCGGGCAACGCCCAGACCGGCTTTACCGATGGCGGCGCCAACGACACGCCGCTCGAAGGCTCGGGAAATTCCACCGCGCTGGCCAATTACGAAAACAATGATTTCGATAATGGCGACCCCAATGGCGCCTACAGTGTGAATTTCGTCAACGGCGAACCTTACGCAGGCGACGGTGTCGTGTCGGGCACCGGCGCGGGCGAGGTCATTGACGGCGACTATAGCGACAGCGACGCAGACCAAGTTGACAGCGGCCTGGGCACCGGCACCGACAACATGGATGACAGCATCGAAGCGGGCGGCGGTGCTGACACCGTTTACGGCGGCACCGGTGGCGACACGATCCTCGGCGAAGCCGGTAACGACGTGCTCTACGGCGACTACGGCGGCGTTGGCGAGACCGGCAGCTACGATTCTGAATACCTCGACTGGAGCGCCGCCGGTTCGGATGAAGCCAACATCGCCAGCGGCTTCACCCAGAACACGGGCGAGATCGACGTCACCGTCTCGTTTGACAATGATGGCAACAACAACCCGCTGTTTCAGGTCGAAAGCACCGACAATACCTATGTGGCAAGCGGTGAACCGTTTGATGCGAACTCCTCGCTCTACCTCTATGGCAACGGCGATGGCGCAACCTCAACCACCACGATCGACTTCGCGGCAAGCACCGGCAGCAATGGCACCGGCGAGGTGCAAAACGCCAGCTTCCGCATCAACGATATCGACTGGGCGTCTGGCAACCACCAGGACACGGTGACAATCAACGCCTATGACGCCGACAACAACCCGGTCACCGTCACAATCACCGAGAGCGCCAACGACAGCGTCAGCGGCAACACCATCACTGCCGGCAACGTTGGCGAAGACCAGGACGACGCCGGCGGCTCTGCGCTGATCGAAATCGCCGGGCCGGTGTCTTCGATCGAAATCATCTATTCCAACGGCTCTAGCGGCACCCAAGCGGTCTGGGTTTCGGACGTACATTTCGAACCCGTGGTCGATCAGCCCGGCGACGACTCGATTGATGGCGGCGCGGGCAATGATGCGATCTTCGGCGAAGCCGGCGACGACACGCTGCTCGGTGGGCTGGGCGATGACACGCTGACCGGCGGCGACGGCAATGACCTGTTCTACCTCGCCGAAGGCGACAGCGCGATCGGCGGAGAGCGCGAGGATACGTTCATCCTCACCGATCTCGGCGAAAGCGGCAGCGACACCATCACCATTGATGGCGGCACCACTGGTGAACCGGGCGGCGACACGCTCGACCTCAACGGGGTTGCCGACCGCAGCACGCTCACCTTTTCGCCCTCCGCCGGTGACCCGGATGCGTTTGACGGCTCGGTCACCCTGCTTGATGGCACGGTCGTCAACTTCAGCAATGTTGAGAATATCATCTGCTTCACCCCCGGCACGATGATCGACACGCCCACCGGGCCGCGCGCAGTGGAAACCCTGCGCCCCGGCGATCTGGTCCTGACCCTTGATGACGGGCCACAACCGCTGACATGGGCGGGCAACAGTACGGTTCCGGGTGTCGGCGACCACGCCCCGATCCGTATCGACCCCGACCTTCTGCCCGGCGCAACCGCCGCGCTGACCGTGTCGCCGCAGCACCGCATCCTGATCGACGATTGGCGTGCCGAGCTGATCTGTGGCGCGCAACAGGTGTTCGTCGCCGCCAAACATATGCTCGGCCTCGACGGGGTCAGCGCCACACCGGCAGCGCAGGTAACCTATATTCACCTGATGTTTGACCGCCACCAGATCGTCACCGCCAATGGCTCCGCCAGCGAAAGCCTGCACGCCGCCGAGCAAAGCCTCGCCGCTCTCTGCCCCGAGGCCCGTGAGGAGTTGTTCACCTGCATGCCCGAATTGCGCGACAACCTTGCCGCCCATGGCCCCACTGCACGCACCTGCCTGAAAGCATGGGAAGCGCGCCTGCTGCTCTCGCGGCTCTACCCCGCTGCCCAAACAGACAGGGCTCTGGCTGCGTGA
- a CDS encoding gamma-glutamyl-gamma-aminobutyrate hydrolase family protein, which yields MTRPVVGIIGNQHMINDTYEVHAGGAMNSDAVANAAHCLPLLIPSDPRYVKVDELLEVCDGFVLTGGRPNVHPEEYGENATPAHGDFDRGRDAITLPLVRACAERGQPFLGICRGFQEVAVAFGSSLHPEIRDLPGRDNHRMPPDGTLEEKFALRHTVSFSEGGVFHQLMGAQEVMTNTLHGQGIARAGERVVIDGYAPDGTPEAIFIKDAPGFTLSVQWHPEWNATADPVSRPLFEAFGAACQAWRAARVGGAMLRSA from the coding sequence ATGACTCGTCCCGTTGTGGGTATTATCGGCAATCAGCACATGATCAACGACACCTATGAGGTGCATGCCGGGGGGGCCATGAACTCGGACGCGGTTGCGAATGCGGCGCATTGCCTGCCGTTGTTGATCCCGTCGGATCCACGGTATGTGAAGGTGGATGAACTGCTTGAGGTGTGTGACGGCTTTGTCCTGACCGGTGGGCGGCCCAATGTTCACCCTGAGGAATATGGCGAGAATGCCACCCCGGCGCATGGCGATTTTGACCGTGGGCGGGATGCGATCACGCTGCCGCTGGTGCGGGCCTGTGCCGAGCGCGGGCAACCGTTTTTGGGGATTTGCCGGGGGTTTCAGGAGGTGGCGGTGGCGTTCGGCTCGTCGCTGCACCCGGAGATCCGCGATTTGCCGGGGCGCGACAATCACCGGATGCCGCCCGATGGCACATTGGAAGAGAAATTCGCGTTGCGCCATACCGTGAGCTTTAGCGAAGGCGGTGTGTTCCACCAGCTGATGGGCGCGCAGGAGGTGATGACCAACACGCTGCACGGGCAGGGGATTGCCCGCGCCGGAGAGCGGGTGGTGATTGATGGCTATGCGCCGGATGGCACGCCGGAGGCGATTTTCATCAAGGACGCGCCGGGGTTCACATTGTCGGTGCAGTGGCATCCCGAATGGAACGCGACCGCCGATCCGGTTTCGCGACCCTTGTTCGAAGCCTTTGGCGCGGCCTGTCAGGCGTGGCGCGCGGCGCGTGTCGGCGGGGCGATGCTACGCTCGGCTTGA
- a CDS encoding XRE family transcriptional regulator: protein MGAHTGLSAGMLSKLERGQIFPTLPTLLRIALVFGVGLDHFFVDGGKGPIMEVVRAKDRLRLPDTMQGKPAFYFESLDFPVSDAELSAYLAEFPAGGAASVPHAHEGVELIYVIRGAMMLSIHGGETRLEAGDSVYFEAGFEHSYCGAGDDGCQAIVTVREEAVA, encoded by the coding sequence TTGGGCGCGCATACGGGGCTGTCGGCGGGGATGCTATCCAAGCTGGAGCGGGGGCAGATATTTCCCACCTTGCCGACATTGTTGCGCATTGCGTTGGTCTTTGGTGTCGGGCTGGATCATTTCTTTGTCGACGGGGGCAAGGGGCCAATCATGGAGGTGGTTCGCGCAAAAGACCGGCTGCGTCTGCCCGATACGATGCAGGGCAAACCGGCCTTTTATTTCGAGAGCCTCGATTTTCCGGTGTCGGATGCCGAGTTGAGCGCCTATCTGGCCGAGTTTCCGGCCGGGGGCGCGGCGAGCGTGCCGCATGCCCATGAGGGTGTTGAGCTGATCTATGTGATCCGCGGGGCGATGATGTTGAGCATCCACGGTGGCGAGACGCGGCTTGAGGCGGGCGACTCGGTTTATTTCGAGGCGGGGTTCGAGCATTCCTATTGTGGCGCGGGGGACGATGGGTGTCAGGCGATCGTGACAGTGCGCGAGGAGGCTGTTGCCTAA
- a CDS encoding fasciclin domain-containing protein, giving the protein MKLSIPSIKDFALVAGLSLAPVAGFAADADIIDTAVGAGNFTTLAAALTAAGLVDTLKGDGPFTVFAPTDAAFAALPEGTVETLLKPENKDKLIAVLTYHVVPGKVMSGDLIDDMKAATVQGGDITIDLDNGAMVNDAKVTAADIAASNGVIHVIDKVILPPAS; this is encoded by the coding sequence ATGAAACTCTCCATCCCTTCGATCAAAGATTTCGCCCTTGTAGCGGGCCTGTCCCTCGCGCCTGTTGCCGGGTTTGCGGCAGACGCTGACATCATCGACACCGCTGTCGGTGCGGGCAACTTCACAACCCTCGCCGCCGCGCTCACCGCTGCCGGTCTGGTCGACACGCTCAAAGGTGACGGTCCCTTCACCGTGTTCGCGCCCACCGATGCCGCTTTCGCTGCCCTGCCCGAAGGCACGGTTGAAACGCTGCTCAAACCCGAAAACAAGGACAAGCTCATCGCCGTGCTCACCTATCATGTGGTGCCGGGCAAAGTGATGTCAGGCGATCTGATCGACGACATGAAAGCCGCCACCGTCCAAGGCGGCGACATCACGATCGACCTCGACAATGGCGCCATGGTGAATGACGCCAAAGTCACCGCCGCCGACATCGCCGCCTCCAACGGTGTGATCCACGTCATCGACAAGGTGATCCTGCCACCGGCTTCCTAA
- a CDS encoding DUF378 domain-containing protein: protein MRLLTTITLVLLIIGGLNWGFVGLFGFDLIAAIFGEGAIVSRIFYTLVGACAIYQTAIARDHLNALT, encoded by the coding sequence ATGCGTCTCCTCACCACCATCACTCTTGTGTTGCTCATCATTGGCGGTCTCAACTGGGGCTTTGTCGGCCTGTTCGGCTTTGATCTGATCGCCGCCATCTTTGGCGAGGGGGCGATCGTGTCGCGCATTTTCTATACGCTCGTCGGGGCCTGTGCGATCTACCAGACCGCCATTGCCCGCGATCATCTGAACGCGCTCACCTAA
- the pepN gene encoding aminopeptidase N translates to MKDAAPQTIYLKDYTPFGYTVEHVALTFRLHPTGTRVLSTIRFAPNPAASDTRFFLHGEELTHISTRIDGIKTPARTVPGGIELDVPNAPFTFEAEVEISPSTNTALEGLYMSNGMYSTQCEAEGFRKITYYPDRPDVMAPFDVRIESDLPVLLSNGNPGASGAGFAEWSDPWPKPAYLFALVAGDLVGPSDTFTTRSGNVVDLNIYVRPGDEGKCAFAMEALKKSMTWDEQVYGREYDLNTFNIVAVDDFNMGAMENKGLNIFNSSAVLASPETSTDMNFERIEAIIAHEYFHNWTGNRITCRDWFQLCLKEGLTVFRDAQFTSDMRSAPVKRIEDVIALRARQFREDNGPLAHPVRPDSFVEINNFYTATVYEKGAELIGMLKTIVGDDAYYKALDLYFERHDGDAATIEDWLTVFTDATGRDLEQFKLWYEQAGTPRLSVSEAFNDGTYTLTFKQQTPPTPGQPDKDPRVIPIATGLLSPNGDELLETITLEMIEAEQRFSFSGLAEKPIPSILRGFSAPVILEHTSDTATRAFLLAHDTDPFNRWQAGRDLARDTALAMIRTGAAPETAYLDALHSLIRDDAQDPAFRALCLALPSQDELAQALFDAGETPDPQAIWEALETLKQARAEAFQDTATRLYAQFQVTEPFAPSAEQAGARSLANAALGLLNRLDGGATAQRQFDNADNMTQQLAALNALISAGKGDAATAAFYTQWQNDRLVIDKWFSAQIVGALPENAAHVARALTNHPDFTMKNPNRFRATLGALAMSPAGFHHASGAGYELLADWLIKLDALNPQTTARMSTAFETWKRYDADRQAKIKVQLKRILATPDLSRDTTEMMTRILG, encoded by the coding sequence ATGAAAGACGCCGCACCGCAAACCATCTATCTCAAAGACTACACGCCCTTCGGCTACACCGTCGAACATGTGGCGCTGACCTTCCGCCTGCATCCCACCGGCACGCGCGTGCTCTCGACCATCCGCTTTGCCCCCAACCCGGCGGCCAGCGACACACGCTTTTTCCTCCACGGCGAAGAGCTGACCCATATCTCGACCCGCATCGACGGCATCAAAACGCCCGCCCGCACCGTTCCCGGCGGCATCGAACTCGACGTGCCAAACGCCCCCTTCACCTTCGAAGCCGAGGTCGAGATCAGCCCCTCAACCAACACCGCCCTCGAAGGTCTCTATATGTCCAACGGCATGTATAGCACCCAATGCGAGGCCGAAGGCTTTCGCAAGATCACCTACTATCCCGACCGTCCCGACGTGATGGCCCCCTTCGATGTGCGCATCGAAAGCGATCTGCCGGTGCTGCTCTCCAATGGCAATCCCGGTGCGTCGGGAGCGGGCTTTGCCGAATGGTCCGATCCGTGGCCAAAACCTGCCTATCTCTTTGCGCTGGTTGCCGGTGATCTTGTCGGCCCTTCGGACACGTTCACCACCCGCTCCGGCAATGTCGTCGACCTCAACATCTATGTGCGCCCCGGTGACGAGGGCAAATGCGCTTTCGCGATGGAGGCGCTCAAGAAGTCGATGACATGGGATGAACAGGTCTATGGCCGCGAATACGATCTCAATACGTTCAACATCGTTGCGGTTGATGATTTCAACATGGGCGCGATGGAAAACAAAGGGCTGAACATCTTCAACTCCTCCGCCGTTCTGGCCAGCCCCGAAACCTCGACCGATATGAACTTCGAGCGGATCGAAGCGATCATCGCGCATGAGTATTTCCACAATTGGACCGGCAACCGCATCACCTGCCGCGACTGGTTCCAACTCTGCCTCAAAGAGGGGCTGACAGTGTTCCGCGATGCCCAGTTCACCTCCGATATGCGCTCTGCCCCGGTAAAACGCATTGAAGACGTGATTGCGCTGCGCGCCCGCCAGTTCCGCGAAGACAACGGCCCGCTGGCCCACCCGGTGCGCCCCGACAGCTTTGTCGAAATCAACAATTTCTACACCGCCACCGTTTATGAAAAAGGCGCCGAGCTGATCGGCATGTTGAAAACCATTGTCGGGGATGATGCCTATTACAAGGCGCTCGATCTCTATTTTGAGCGTCACGACGGCGACGCCGCCACCATCGAAGACTGGCTCACCGTGTTCACTGATGCCACCGGGCGTGACCTCGAGCAGTTCAAACTCTGGTATGAACAGGCCGGAACGCCCCGCCTGTCTGTGAGCGAAGCCTTCAACGACGGCACCTATACCCTGACGTTCAAGCAACAAACGCCGCCCACGCCGGGTCAGCCCGACAAAGACCCGCGCGTCATCCCCATCGCCACCGGCCTGCTAAGCCCCAATGGCGACGAGCTGCTAGAAACCATCACCCTTGAAATGATCGAAGCCGAGCAGCGCTTTTCCTTCAGCGGCCTCGCCGAAAAACCCATCCCCTCGATCCTGCGTGGCTTTTCCGCCCCTGTGATCCTTGAGCACACCAGCGATACAGCCACCCGCGCCTTTCTGCTCGCCCATGACACCGATCCGTTCAACCGCTGGCAGGCAGGCCGCGACCTCGCCCGCGACACGGCGCTTGCGATGATCCGCACCGGCGCGGCCCCGGAAACCGCCTATCTCGACGCGCTCCACAGCCTGATCCGCGACGACGCACAGGACCCCGCGTTCCGGGCGCTCTGCCTCGCCCTGCCCTCACAAGACGAACTGGCTCAGGCGCTGTTCGACGCCGGTGAAACCCCCGATCCCCAAGCCATCTGGGAGGCGCTCGAAACCCTGAAACAGGCCCGCGCCGAAGCGTTTCAGGACACTGCGACCCGGCTCTATGCACAGTTTCAGGTCACAGAACCCTTCGCCCCCTCCGCCGAACAGGCCGGTGCGCGCAGCCTCGCCAATGCCGCCCTCGGTCTGCTCAACCGGCTCGACGGTGGTGCCACGGCGCAGCGCCAATTCGACAACGCCGACAATATGACCCAACAGCTTGCGGCGCTGAATGCGCTGATCTCTGCGGGCAAGGGCGACGCCGCCACCGCCGCCTTTTATACCCAATGGCAAAACGACCGGCTGGTGATAGACAAATGGTTCTCGGCCCAGATCGTCGGCGCTCTGCCCGAAAACGCGGCCCATGTGGCGCGTGCGCTCACCAATCACCCCGATTTCACCATGAAGAACCCCAACCGCTTCCGCGCCACACTTGGCGCTCTGGCGATGTCACCCGCCGGGTTCCACCATGCCTCGGGGGCGGGTTATGAATTGCTCGCGGACTGGCTGATCAAGCTCGATGCGCTCAACCCACAGACCACCGCCCGGATGAGCACAGCTTTCGAAACTTGGAAACGCTATGACGCCGACCGGCAGGCCAAAATCAAGGTGCAGCTTAAGCGCATCCTCGCCACCCCCGACCTATCGCGCGACACCACCGAAATGATGACCCGGATTCTGGGCTAA
- a CDS encoding SDR family oxidoreductase, with the protein MSTPARNTVLITGGSAGIGAACARHAASKGRNVILTYNSDRAGADAVASDVIAAGQSAQVIRCDVSDSAQIDALFAAIDPATPIDLVNNAGIVAPTASVNDLTAERLTQIFAVNVVGAILVARGAVAHMRRAPRSGHIVNISSAAARLGSANLYVDYAASKGAVDTFTTGLSGELAGEGIRVNAVRPGMVLTDIHTKGGEPDRAQRLAPTIPMQRPGTAAEIAASVIWLLSDEASYVTGAFLDVSGGR; encoded by the coding sequence ATGAGCACGCCTGCACGCAATACCGTCCTCATCACCGGCGGCTCTGCCGGTATCGGTGCTGCCTGCGCCCGTCATGCCGCGTCCAAAGGGCGCAACGTGATCCTCACCTACAACAGTGACCGCGCCGGGGCCGACGCCGTCGCATCCGATGTCATCGCTGCAGGACAGTCTGCGCAGGTCATCCGCTGCGATGTGAGCGACTCCGCCCAAATCGACGCGCTGTTTGCGGCCATAGACCCCGCCACGCCGATCGACCTTGTAAACAATGCAGGGATCGTCGCGCCGACGGCTTCTGTGAACGACCTGACAGCAGAGCGGCTTACGCAAATCTTTGCGGTCAACGTGGTCGGCGCGATCCTCGTCGCGCGCGGCGCAGTGGCGCATATGCGCCGCGCCCCGCGCAGCGGCCATATCGTCAACATCTCCTCGGCGGCGGCGCGGCTCGGATCGGCCAACCTCTATGTCGACTATGCCGCCTCCAAAGGCGCGGTAGACACGTTTACCACCGGCCTCTCCGGCGAACTGGCGGGCGAAGGCATCCGCGTCAACGCCGTACGTCCGGGTATGGTTTTAACCGACATCCACACCAAAGGCGGCGAACCCGACCGCGCCCAGCGACTGGCCCCCACGATCCCGATGCAGCGCCCCGGAACAGCGGCCGAAATCGCCGCGTCGGTGATCTGGCTCTTGTCCGACGAAGCCTCCTATGTCACCGGCGCTTTCCTCGATGTCTCGGGCGGACGATGA
- a CDS encoding ABC transporter ATP-binding protein, whose product MSEPILELRGVTKSYNRGKPNAVEVLAGVDLSLDAGEIVALVAPSGAGKSTLLHIAGLLDVADSGTVRIAGQEMSGLSDRRRTAVRRQDVGFVYQFHHLLPEFSALENVVLPQLANGFARAEAELRANDLLARVGVAERAGHRPAAMSGGEQQRVAFCRALANAPRLLLADEPTGNLDPGTSDTVFETLIDLARGTGLSALIATHNMELAARMDRVLRMENGSLVAG is encoded by the coding sequence ATGAGTGAGCCGATACTGGAATTGCGCGGCGTGACGAAGAGTTACAACCGGGGCAAACCGAATGCGGTTGAAGTGCTGGCGGGTGTGGACCTGTCGCTTGATGCAGGCGAGATCGTGGCGCTGGTGGCGCCGTCGGGGGCAGGGAAATCGACGCTGCTGCATATTGCCGGGCTGTTGGATGTTGCCGATAGCGGAACAGTGCGGATTGCCGGACAGGAGATGAGCGGGCTGAGCGACAGGCGGCGCACGGCGGTGCGGCGGCAGGATGTGGGCTTTGTCTACCAGTTTCACCATTTGCTGCCGGAGTTCAGCGCGTTGGAAAACGTGGTGTTGCCGCAACTGGCCAATGGGTTCGCGCGGGCCGAGGCAGAGCTGCGGGCCAATGACCTGTTGGCGCGGGTGGGCGTGGCAGAGCGTGCCGGGCACCGACCGGCGGCGATGTCAGGGGGCGAGCAGCAGCGGGTGGCGTTTTGCCGTGCGCTGGCCAATGCGCCGCGCCTGTTGTTGGCGGATGAACCGACTGGCAACCTTGACCCCGGCACATCGGACACGGTGTTTGAGACGCTGATCGACCTTGCACGCGGCACCGGCCTTTCGGCGCTGATCGCGACGCATAACATGGAGCTCGCCGCGCGCATGGACCGGGTATTGCGCATGGAGAACGGCAGTTTGGTGGCGGGCTGA
- a CDS encoding lipoprotein-releasing ABC transporter permease subunit: MIAWRYLRARRAEGGVSVMTWISLIGITLAVAALIATLSVRAGFRSELVETILGANAHVTIYNSAEVDPVTQRSDRTIKDYEAMAERVRAVPGVTRAAPLIKGQVMANARNRNAGIEVFGISEENLKTIPRVADPQDALGEIDRFAQGVAIGSGVARELGVSVGDRIKVISPNGVKTAFGTSPRVKAYEVVYIFTAGRYDIDRTRVYMPFSEAQQFFNREGVADELEVMVTTPEAVDALSLPLIRAAGERALMWTWRDASGAFLRALDIEDNVMFVILSVLVLIATMNIVSGLIMLVKNKGRDIGILRTVGLSEGSVLRVFFICGAFTGIIGTALGVALGCLFAIYIDQVFGFVNWMSGGQAWDPSIRGIYYLPAKLQMGDVMSAVGLSLGLSFIVTIFPARRAARMNPVEALRYE; this comes from the coding sequence ATGATCGCGTGGCGATACCTGCGGGCGCGCCGTGCCGAAGGCGGCGTGAGCGTGATGACGTGGATCTCGCTGATCGGGATCACACTGGCCGTGGCGGCCTTGATCGCAACGCTGTCGGTGCGTGCCGGTTTCCGCTCGGAATTGGTTGAGACCATTCTGGGCGCCAATGCTCATGTGACGATTTATAACTCGGCCGAGGTTGATCCGGTCACCCAACGCAGCGACCGCACGATCAAGGATTACGAGGCTATGGCCGAGCGGGTGCGTGCCGTGCCGGGGGTGACGCGGGCGGCGCCGTTGATCAAGGGGCAGGTGATGGCCAATGCCCGCAACCGAAACGCCGGGATCGAGGTGTTCGGGATCAGCGAAGAGAACCTCAAGACCATTCCGCGCGTGGCCGACCCGCAGGATGCGCTGGGCGAGATTGACAGGTTCGCGCAGGGCGTCGCCATCGGGTCGGGCGTGGCGCGGGAATTGGGCGTGTCGGTGGGCGACAGGATCAAGGTGATCAGCCCGAACGGTGTGAAAACCGCCTTTGGCACCTCGCCGCGGGTCAAGGCGTACGAGGTGGTCTATATCTTTACCGCAGGGCGCTATGACATTGATCGCACACGGGTTTACATGCCTTTTAGTGAGGCGCAGCAGTTCTTCAATCGCGAGGGTGTGGCGGATGAATTGGAAGTGATGGTCACGACGCCCGAGGCGGTGGATGCGCTGTCTTTGCCGTTGATCCGCGCCGCGGGCGAGCGGGCCTTGATGTGGACATGGCGGGACGCGTCGGGCGCCTTCCTGCGCGCGCTGGATATTGAGGACAACGTGATGTTCGTGATCCTGTCGGTGCTGGTGCTGATCGCGACGATGAACATCGTGTCGGGGTTGATCATGCTGGTCAAAAACAAGGGGCGCGATATTGGCATTTTGCGCACCGTGGGTTTGAGCGAGGGTTCGGTGCTCAGGGTGTTCTTTATTTGCGGCGCGTTCACCGGGATCATCGGCACGGCTTTGGGCGTGGCGCTGGGCTGTCTTTTTGCGATCTATATTGATCAGGTGTTCGGGTTTGTGAACTGGATGTCGGGCGGTCAGGCGTGGGATCCGTCGATCCGCGGGATCTATTACCTGCCGGCGAAATTACAGATGGGTGACGTGATGTCGGCTGTCGGGCTGAGCTTGGGGCTGTCATTCATTGTGACGATATTTCCGGCGCGGCGTGCAGCGCGGATGAACCCGGTGGAGGCGTTGCGCTATGAGTGA
- a CDS encoding DUF2937 family protein, translating into MLLKALTLAGGIAGAAGLSQAPEFSQQYMQRLGGAVDELERFVAEFDADATAVGLSRAAALESLSNGGAMGAKRAETMGHTLARYEHMSGELAEMRGAGAFTRSYRVARFSDKEIAANTWGAFRPAVPLTVEGAIFAGIGLLGGLALIGGALAVIRAAFARRKPAERGSLAATSA; encoded by the coding sequence ATGCTTCTCAAGGCACTTACATTGGCCGGCGGGATCGCCGGCGCAGCGGGGCTGTCGCAGGCACCGGAGTTTTCGCAGCAATATATGCAGCGTTTGGGCGGAGCCGTGGATGAGCTGGAACGCTTTGTGGCCGAGTTTGATGCGGATGCCACGGCGGTCGGGCTAAGCCGTGCCGCCGCGTTGGAGTCGTTGTCAAACGGCGGGGCGATGGGGGCGAAACGGGCCGAGACCATGGGGCACACGCTGGCGCGTTATGAGCATATGTCGGGTGAGTTGGCCGAGATGCGCGGCGCGGGGGCGTTTACGCGCAGTTACCGCGTGGCGCGGTTCAGCGATAAGGAGATCGCGGCGAACACTTGGGGCGCGTTTCGCCCGGCTGTGCCGCTGACGGTTGAGGGGGCGATCTTCGCGGGGATCGGCCTTTTGGGCGGATTGGCGCTTATCGGCGGGGCGCTTGCGGTGATCCGGGCGGCGTTTGCACGCCGTAAGCCCGCAGAGCGCGGGTCTCTGGCGGCCACTTCGGCTTGA
- a CDS encoding DUF2484 family protein, protein MSGSLIAVCAWLVAANVAAMVPSKDYHWRRAYVLIAIGIPLLGWVFWQNGIWIALLALAAAMSVLRWPVIYLGRWIKRQMARGG, encoded by the coding sequence ATGAGCGGGTCGCTGATTGCTGTTTGCGCGTGGTTGGTGGCGGCGAATGTGGCGGCGATGGTGCCGTCGAAGGATTACCATTGGCGGCGGGCATATGTGCTGATCGCGATTGGCATTCCGCTGCTTGGCTGGGTCTTCTGGCAAAACGGCATCTGGATCGCGCTTTTGGCGCTGGCGGCGGCGATGAGCGTGCTGCGCTGGCCGGTGATATACCTTGGCCGTTGGATCAAACGGCAGATGGCGCGCGGAGGGTAG